In the Parashewanella tropica genome, AAGTGCAAACCTTCAAATCAAAACGGTTGGTATGGCACTTAATGACGGCAATCCCAATGATAAAATTCGTGTAAGAAACAGTAAATCAAACAAAATCATTGAAGTAAACGTCATTGGGGTTGGCGAAGTTGAAGTCAAAATGTAAAATGACGATTAAAGAAGAAAAAACTGCATTTTTTCCTAAAGTTTAAATTCTAATGGCCGATAATGAGACGATCTGATCTCTATTTTGCTGGAAAATACTATGCCTATAGATACTAACAAGCTAAATCATAGCCTTAACAATCGCGTTCACGTACGCAAAGTAGCTGTTAAATCAGAAAATGCACCTCAAACACATGCGGCTAATGATGCTCCTCACCCAGTGAAAGGTGATTCTGTTGAATTAACGTCTCAAGCACAACAGCTTCAAAAAATGCAAACTCGTTTGTCGCTAATGTCGGATGTTGACCACAATAAAGTGTCTGGGATCAAACAAGCGATTTCTGAAGGTCGCTATAAAATTGATGCCGATAGCTTAGCAAAAAACATCGCTAGTTTTGAATCTGAGCTCAATGCCTTGTATAAAGACCAAAACAACGACATTGAATAAGTAAGACAATGGTTCAGATCGCAGCAATTCTTGAGCAGCAACTTGGGTTACTGACTCACCTAAAGCAACTTATCATTGATGAGAGTGAGGCGCTTTCGTCACAAGGCGGTGATCGCTTGCTTGAAATTGCCAAGCAAAAAAATGAGTGTCTAAATCAACTCCAGCAAAATAATGACACTCTTGGCCAGCCTGATACAGTAGAAATCATAAAATCTTCTGAAGAATTGCTTCAAAAATCAGAGCAAGGAAAGCAACTGCTTAGCGAATGCAAAAGCCTAAACCAGCATAATTCTGAGTTAATCGAGAAAAATATCGCAAGCTTTAATCGACTTTCTCAAGCCTTACAAGCCAGTAAAAACTCATCGTCACTTACCTATGATGACAAAGGACATACTTCAACAATGTCCTCGATGAATAAGAGTATTGAGGCATAGAACTACTCAATACTCTTATGCACTTGGGACAATTAAAAATATGTCACCCGCTTTACTCTCTGAGTCTTATTTCGATGCTGATATAGTTCCCACACCTTTTGATAATCAAGTTCTAACTCAGTAACGTAAAAATCCCCCGCTGCATAAGTTTTAATTACCTTTGCACCTCGAATTAGCCCTGTAACCGAAGTTTTAATACTCTCGCTTTGAGTCGTCCAATCTTTTACCGTCGTTTTCGCAGTAATTTGTTGTCCATAAACTTGCTCGGCTAGCTCTCGGTATGCAGCAAGCTTAGAAGCTTGCATCGCCAATAGCACCCGTTTAGATTGAGTTTTGCCCGGCTGCTCCGCCAAAGGTGCGTAACCTATTGCCGTGAGTTTTGGAAAATGCTCTGGCTTTTCTGCTTCCCACTGCACATATCTATCTGAATTGGCGCATCCAACCAAAAAAAACGCCAATACCATTGCTAACTTTTTCATGGTCTTCCCTTTTTATCCTTTAATTGTGCCATTCCTGCTGATTCATTGCGATACAAGATGCCATCTTTTTCTATGACCTTTTCTGCTGGCGATAAAAACTGGCCAAGCGATGAAACAGGGATAACACTGGATTCCGCCGCAACAACTTGATTGTTTTGAACGTTAATTACACGAGTGTTTAATTTCACATTTGCTAAGCCAAGACTGTAGGTCGTCACCACGAGCAAGCCAATGTCGAGATCACCAGACAATTCTTGCCAGTCTCTACTCAAAACAAACTCACCGTTAGCTTTTATCATTAATCTGTCTGCGACATTTGGCTCTGCCACTATGTAGCCTGCACGGCTAAAAGCCGTCATCAGCTCTTGCTGGAGCTGATTTGTAAAACTGGCACTTTGATTGAAGTCTTCCGCCGCTACTGGTGTTGTTACCACCAAAGGCAAGTCTTTTGGAAACTCCGCGTGATGCTTTTTCATAGACCAAACAACCTGTGCGGCCCAGCTAGCTGGCATCATCATCTTCTGATTGATCTCTTGTTCGTGAGAATTTTGAGTTATGGATACTTGATAGTGACTACACGCTGAAAGCATCGCGCATCCAATGACTGCTGATATTCGTTTCACGGGCTTCTCCCACCGACTCCATTTGCGACAAATATTGCCGCTTATAAGTACTTTTTGCGTCATTTTTTATTAATTAGAAATTAACAAGCAAAATAAATACCAACCATAAATTTTAAAACTGGGTATGGATTTTGTATTACTTCAATCTGAAGAATTTATGCTGTCAAAAGGTTGGCTTTTTTCATGGTAATGTTGCATCGTGCGTTTGTTTTTTTGTTTTTAGTTTTTGGCTTCCTGCCTGTAACTCAACCCGCTGATTTTTATTTTCAAGGTCAAGCACAGATCATTGATGGTGATATCAATAGTGCCCGTCAACAGGCTATTGAAGCGGCTTTACTAACAGCAAATTTAGAAAATGGCATTACCATCAATAGCAGCCGTGAGAGTACTAACAGTCAATTCCACCAATCACACACAATTCTTAACAACCGCTTAGACGGTGAACAAGTAGAATTGATCAGTGAGCGCATCCAAAAAGACATTATTGTCGTCAATGTGAAGATAAGCTCTCACCAATCTCATTTTCAAACCGCAGGTAAGGTTAGTATCTTCTTACCTCAATTGAACTTAACAAACCCAGCACACCTTCGCTACGGCCAATTATCAGGATTTCAGCAATCACTCACTGAAGAGCTATCTGACAGTTTAGCCCAGAAGTCCAAATTGTCTTTTCCTGAGTTAAGAGCTGACCAAAACCTGAATTTATCGCAATCTTTTTTTGAAGATAATACTCAAAAGCTGCCAAACTGGATTGGTGATATGAGCAATAGCCAGTATGTACTCATCGGTAATATTCTAAATGCAGAAGTGGTACCTGCTCCTAAAAGCTTTTGGGATTTTGTTGAACACTACCCAAGCCGTCAGTTCCAAATCAACCTAAACTTATTCCATGCCATTAGTGGTGAAAAAATATGGCAAAAAACGTACTTTATCAATGAAGTTTGGGAATTTGAGCGTAACAAAATTCTATCTGCATCATCCACAGAATTGTGGCATTCAAAATATGGTCAAGCCATCAAGCGTTTACTAAATAGTATCGCACTTGAAATAGATACTCAGCTAAAAGAACGTCCATTGATGGGTACGTTTATCGTTAAGCATGAAAAGCAGTTGCTTATTAACCTTGGTAGACGAAACAATATCCAAGTTGGTGACAAGCTAAAATTGGTACTCAGAAAAGACCTACACACCCGCTTTCAATCCATTAAGACAATAGCTCAACCTAGCCATACAGAGCTGACAGTCACCCAAATTACTGAACAAACTGCAGTGGTTGAGTGGAGTAAAGCAACTGAAATCGAAAATATTCAAGTTGGGGATGTTGTTATTAAACCTTAGAACCTGAAGATTAGTTGTATAACTGCTTTTATTAACCTGCATTATTGATAAAAATCATTTAAGTTATGTAAGGGCCTGTTGATCTTTCAGGCTTAAATTTTGTGCTATTTGAGCGTTTACCTGTTCAAGGCGTGAGCAGTGAAGCTTAGTAATCTAAGTAAGCTGGTCACAACACAGAACAGGAAGTGCTCAAAAGCATCGAAGACAGCGTAAATTGGTCACTTCTGCTACGTTATCGTTTGTTTATGTGGAGCAACCACACTGCACAAACTCCGCCTTGCATAAGATAACCAATTTACCGCTGCAAAAATAAGCACGAAAGATCAACAGGCCCTAGGTTTTACATAAAAAGCAGACTAGATGAAAAAACTCAGCTTAACGATTTTACTTATTACTCTATCTTTTCTACACGTATGCTTTGCTAGCTCAGCGGTTTTTGCTGGCGGTCCCGTGTATAAAGAACGTGAAACAAGTATTAATGAACTAAAAAAATCGGGATTTGATACGTTAATCATTTGGACGATTCATATCCATAAAGATGGTAGCTTAAACATCAATGAAGAGTTTCCGATTATTGAGAACGGTAACTATATTGGAGATAACGACTATCCGAACTTTAGAAGAGATGTCGCCTCTTTAAAAAAAGGCAACAGCCATATTAAGCGCATTGAATTTGGTTTAAGTGCAGCAGGTTCACCGACTTATCACAATATTAAAGTGTTATTGAAATGCAAAAAGAGTCAAGATTGCGATATTAAAAAAAACATTTTATATCGCAATTTTATGGCTCTAAAAAAAGCCTTCCCTGATGTTGATGCCCTTAATAATGATGATGAATCAGAACTGGATTTACAGTCATCCGTTAAGTTTCATCGCATGTTGGCCTATATTGGCTTTAAATCAACCATAGTGCCTTATTCTGATCCTGATTATTGGAATCAACTAATAAAAAAAGTTAATGCTAAATATCCAAATGCTCTAGATCGTATCTATTTGCAGGGATATTCTGGCGGCTCAGGCAACTCACCTTGCGAGTGGAATTTTGGTTTACCCGTCTCATTAGGCTTATCTTCGAATACTTCAAGTGTCAGAAACGTATACGGAACCATAAGCAAGTCGAAACTAAAATGCCCTAGCGTTACCAAAGGTGGTTTTATGTGGCTGTATGATAATTTTGAGAACTCATCACTTCCGAAAGATTATGCTCTAGCAATCAATACGGCTTTAAATGTGAAAACGCAACGCTAGTACGGGTTCGACAAACCAGAGTTATTGCTATGAGTATCAATTCAAAAGATAATTTACCTCAAACTTCTTTTTAGGGTTATATTTACTATACGTCTCGGTAACTCAGGTGGATAGAGTGTCGGCCTCCTAAGCCGAAAGCCGCAGGTTCGAATCCTGCTCGGGACACCATTTTCTCCACTCTAATTCCGTAAAATCATTTTTTCATTTTTAGTAACTCACTCTTACTCAAGGTTTATTCAGAACACCTATGCTACAAATGTAGTTTTAAACTCATTTATATATGGCACATACAACGATATCGACTTATTACTTTGCAGCTTGTTTTGAGCGGCCTCCTTCAATGCCTACTTCTAATGCTGTCCGCAATAGACGCGAAAATGACCTGTTTTCAGTACCACTTAAAGAACCTTTATTTTTTACTGGTTACAATTATTCTTTCCACAAAAGTCAATCTGAGCCTGCCCTAAAAAAATTTCATGAAACGCAGTTGAGAGAGCAAGATTCTGAGTTTTTGCAAAGAGTCGAAAAGCTAAATGCCTTAAGAAGAACTAGCGTATCCAGAGAATACTATTCAATCCCAAAGGGGATGCTTATGTGGCGAAATCATAGCGGATATTTTACCACCAGCGCAGAGCTTTCGATTTGTAGCCCAAGGCATTACACTCTGACGGATCACGAGCCACATTTTGATTCATTATCTAAGAAAACACTTAAAAAATGGCCGATTAACAATATGCTATGCCAGCCTGAATATGGCTACTTTTCAGACACTTTAATCTCAGACACTAGTCTAGTACCTATCAGTATTCCTGTAAGTGGCACACACAGTGTAGAAAAAGTAAAAGGATTAATAGCGGCTAATTATATTTCAATCCACACTATCCCAAAAACAAAATTTATTAGTACGAACACGCCAATTTGCGATGATACCGATGATAAACAAGTCGAATTATTTTGGTTAATGGCTTTCCAGCAAGATATAGGTCTAATTGTAGATCTGTCATATTCATCCTTAGCAAATAAGGACTACTGTCCCACTTATGTAGCTAGTAGACAATTTGGTTCCATCACTGTAGTTAAAACTGGTGGGAATAAATTTTTGAGTAACTACCTTCTATTTGACATGAAAACAGGTAAGTCAAAACAAGTAAACCGTCTTGATGTAGATGATTGGCATAGCAGCGTACTTTACGATTTGATATCTCTTGATGCTCTAGTTTGTGAAATATACCAAATGGTTTCTCCAAAACAGGGAGCTATCATTCACTGTAACTCGGGGACGGGTAAAAGTGGCGTTGTTTTAAACGCATTAAATCTGTTTTGCTACAGAAGCCAGCCTATTCCTCATGACACCAGCCTGAATACAATCGTCGATGAGTCCATTGTTAGTTTAAGAATACAAAAATCACCAAATCTTGTAGGTACACCGCTCATGCTCAAACAGATAATGCAATTATTATCACAATGGCAAAACATGGGGGTTACTGATGTATAGCTATTTCGATAATTATTTGTCACTATGCAGTAAACTCATTTCAGGCACAACTTTCAATGAAAAAAGTCATCACAATTATTGGGTTAACTTCCTTATTAACCGGCTGTTTCGGACAAAAAGAAGTGGGAGATGTCTCACTTGGTCTGTTT is a window encoding:
- a CDS encoding LPP20 family lipoprotein, whose amino-acid sequence is MKKLAMVLAFFLVGCANSDRYVQWEAEKPEHFPKLTAIGYAPLAEQPGKTQSKRVLLAMQASKLAAYRELAEQVYGQQITAKTTVKDWTTQSESIKTSVTGLIRGAKVIKTYAAGDFYVTELELDYQKVWELYQHRNKTQRVKRVTYF
- a CDS encoding flagella synthesis protein FlgN, which produces MVQIAAILEQQLGLLTHLKQLIIDESEALSSQGGDRLLEIAKQKNECLNQLQQNNDTLGQPDTVEIIKSSEELLQKSEQGKQLLSECKSLNQHNSELIEKNIASFNRLSQALQASKNSSSLTYDDKGHTSTMSSMNKSIEA
- the flgM gene encoding flagellar biosynthesis anti-sigma factor FlgM; this encodes MPIDTNKLNHSLNNRVHVRKVAVKSENAPQTHAANDAPHPVKGDSVELTSQAQQLQKMQTRLSLMSDVDHNKVSGIKQAISEGRYKIDADSLAKNIASFESELNALYKDQNNDIE
- a CDS encoding flagellar assembly protein T N-terminal domain-containing protein; this encodes MVMLHRAFVFLFLVFGFLPVTQPADFYFQGQAQIIDGDINSARQQAIEAALLTANLENGITINSSRESTNSQFHQSHTILNNRLDGEQVELISERIQKDIIVVNVKISSHQSHFQTAGKVSIFLPQLNLTNPAHLRYGQLSGFQQSLTEELSDSLAQKSKLSFPELRADQNLNLSQSFFEDNTQKLPNWIGDMSNSQYVLIGNILNAEVVPAPKSFWDFVEHYPSRQFQINLNLFHAISGEKIWQKTYFINEVWEFERNKILSASSTELWHSKYGQAIKRLLNSIALEIDTQLKERPLMGTFIVKHEKQLLINLGRRNNIQVGDKLKLVLRKDLHTRFQSIKTIAQPSHTELTVTQITEQTAVVEWSKATEIENIQVGDVVIKP
- a CDS encoding FlgO family outer membrane protein; this translates as MKRISAVIGCAMLSACSHYQVSITQNSHEQEINQKMMMPASWAAQVVWSMKKHHAEFPKDLPLVVTTPVAAEDFNQSASFTNQLQQELMTAFSRAGYIVAEPNVADRLMIKANGEFVLSRDWQELSGDLDIGLLVVTTYSLGLANVKLNTRVINVQNNQVVAAESSVIPVSSLGQFLSPAEKVIEKDGILYRNESAGMAQLKDKKGRP
- a CDS encoding protein-tyrosine phosphatase family protein codes for the protein MPTSNAVRNRRENDLFSVPLKEPLFFTGYNYSFHKSQSEPALKKFHETQLREQDSEFLQRVEKLNALRRTSVSREYYSIPKGMLMWRNHSGYFTTSAELSICSPRHYTLTDHEPHFDSLSKKTLKKWPINNMLCQPEYGYFSDTLISDTSLVPISIPVSGTHSVEKVKGLIAANYISIHTIPKTKFISTNTPICDDTDDKQVELFWLMAFQQDIGLIVDLSYSSLANKDYCPTYVASRQFGSITVVKTGGNKFLSNYLLFDMKTGKSKQVNRLDVDDWHSSVLYDLISLDALVCEIYQMVSPKQGAIIHCNSGTGKSGVVLNALNLFCYRSQPIPHDTSLNTIVDESIVSLRIQKSPNLVGTPLMLKQIMQLLSQWQNMGVTDV